A part of Amphiprion ocellaris isolate individual 3 ecotype Okinawa chromosome 16, ASM2253959v1, whole genome shotgun sequence genomic DNA contains:
- the LOC118471314 gene encoding uncharacterized protein LOC118471314 — protein MSRSYAATLAAVLPTRLDGAAFLLWDILPPSVQCDFESVKEKLNEAFGQKQFLLYFQTCVSARTRQANESLELYAADISRLVAEAFPEYDMAALNGEKFRRFLAGLDPGLRAKCHEQGASDLEEALMIAGRCERARMALGVGTQTSPYSPATPPPPPRYTYGCGLDYTTLVWRASFSVLGRVLLLGWINCRLIWRISGQRDRTATGRAWTGVLSALVIVVELTADLPPRSPLSP, from the coding sequence ATGAGCCGGAGCTATGCCGCTACCCTGGCTGCTGTTTTACCGACCAGGCTGGATGGTGCTGCGTTCCTCCTGTGGGACATCCTTCCCCCGTCCGTACAATGTGACTTTGAGAGTGTTAAAGAGAAACTCAACGAGGCCTTTGGACAGAAGCagtttctgttgtattttcagACGTGTGTTTCGGCTCGTACCCGCCAAGCTAATGAGAGTTTAGAGCTTTATGCGGCGGACATTTCAAGGCTGGTTGCTGAAGCGTTCCCAGAATATGACATGGCGGCACTAAATGGTGAGAAGTTTCGGCGGTTTCTGGCTGGACTGGACCCGGGTCTGCGTGCCAAGTGCCACGAGCAGGGAGCGAGTGATTTGGAAGAAGCCCTCATGATAGCGGGGCGGTGTGAGCGGGCTAGAATGGCTCTCGGTGTGGGCACACAGACTAGCCCTTATTCCCCTgcgaccccccccccccccccccgctaCACATACGGCTGTGGCCTGGACTACACGACGCTGGTATGGCGGGCAAGCTTCTCAGTGCTGGGGAGAGTCTTACTGCTAGGATGGATAAACTGCAGACTGATATGGCGGATCTCAGGGCAACGCGACAGGACTGCTACAGGCCGCGCGTGGACCGGCGTACTCTCTGCGCTTGTGATTGTGGTGGAGTTGACTGCAGATCTGCCTCCGAGGAGCCCGCTCTCCCCGTGA
- the LOC111578741 gene encoding zinc finger protein 93: protein MEDSEAELAVSESDALGADFITVELDTQPIEYVVKWAEVGSKFTISCVKKDSDEASELMADQLKIETDEAFFAPYEEVYPCEVMEQSVEIKTDSDDEEDDVDEEQEVLVEAGSSQLEGDGDSDQADFEPDERQYRCSYCGKSYSHASSLYRHQQTHSRTSTPPTKRALEPTHQDTRYTCPHCGMSFKGSRMLGSHLRLHGKRRIHPCNICGKEFNHSSSLSRHRLIHKKGKSLPKDAALGANTAALRHSLKAGSKNKKTKRQQQQHMAAAAIIQNPGGDKFYACPQCDMSFRTSTQLSKHQVTHVKELLDNYTPGKENLGETSSDLKIRLKLCSRDKPNFYTLCKKNRRRQGSRAGKRGPTPSEEESGGGGAGRHGCGQCGKRFSHASSLARHQQTHWAGDDSGRRKLQQHQKTGLDAKTKTYTCAACNKTFMHSSSFSRHKKAHLEEEQRAGATTKRRKRPVLDETAPLESDSE, encoded by the exons ATGGAGGACTCGGAGGCGGAGCTGGCGGTGTCGGAGTCGGACGCTCTGGGCGCTGACTTCATCACGGTGGAGCTGGACACGCAGCCCATCGAGTACGTGGTAAAGTGGGCCGAGGTGGGCTCCAAGTTCACCATCTCCTGCGTCAAGAAGGACTCGGACGAGGCGTCGGAGCTGATGGCCGACCAGCTGAAGATCGAGACGGACGAGGCGTTCTTCGCCCCGTACGAGGAGGTCTACCCCTGCGAGGTGATGGAGCAGAGCGTGGAGATCAAGACGGACTCCGACGACGAGGAGGACGACGTTGACGAGGAGCAGGAGGTCCTGGTGGAGGCGGGAAGCAGCCAGCTGGAAGGCGACGGCGACTCAGACCAGGCCGACTTCGAGCCGGACGAGCGACAGTACCGCTGCAGCTACTGCGGGAAGAGCTACAGCCACGCCTCCAGCCTCTACCGCCACCAGCAGACCCACAGCAGGACCAGCACCCCGCCCACCAAGAGGGCCCTGGAGCCCACCCACCAGGACACCCGCTACACCTGCCCTCACTGCGGCATGAGCTTCAAAGGCAGCAG GATGCTCGGAAGTCACCTGCGGCTGCACGGGAAGCGGCGGATCCACCCGTGTAACATCTGTGGGAAGGAGTTCAATCACAGCTCCAGCCTGTCCCGCCACCGCCTCATCCATAAGAAGGGGAAGAGCCTCCCGAAGGACGCCGCCCTGGGCGCCAACACGGCCGCCCTGCGCCACTCGCTGAAGGCCGGCAGCAAGAACAAGAAGAccaagaggcagcagcagcagcacatggcGGCGGCCGCCATCATCCAGAACCCAGGCGGAGATAAGTTCTACGCCTGTCCGCAGTGCGACATGAGCTTCAGGACGTCCACGCAGCTGTCCAAGCACCAGGTGACCCACGTCAAGGAGCTGCTGGACAACTACACGCCCGGGAAGGAGAACCTGGGCGAGACCTCCTCCGACCTGAAGATCCGCCTCAAGCTCTGCTCTCGTGACAAGCCCAACTTCTACACCCTCTGCAAGAAGAACCGGCGCCGCCAGGGCAGTCGGGCTGGCAAACGTGGCCCCACCCCCTCCGAGGAGGAGAGCGGAGGGGGCGGGGCCGGTCGCCACGGCTGCGGCCAGTGCGGGAAGCGCTTTAGCCATGCCTCCAGCCTGGCACGGCACCAGCAGACCCACTGGGCCGGCGACGACAGCGGGAGGAGGAAACTACAGCAGCACCAGAAGACCGGACTCGACGCCAAGACGAAGACGTACACATGTGCGGCGTGCAACAAGACCTTCATGCACTCGTCCAGCTTCTCCCGCCACAAGAAGGCGCACCTTGAGGAGGAGCAGCGGGCCGGGGCCACCACCAAGCGCCGTAAGAGACCCGTCCTAGACGAGACCGCCCCGCTGGAGTCCGACTCGGAGTGA